In Acidianus brierleyi, one genomic interval encodes:
- a CDS encoding DUF47 family protein — protein MSIAHLTLEEKLQQISLKLIDEIRAFYEFLTVKSQNPMQLYAKIDGIKNSVENEKYLLGEYIIKIKEGLDDKDLYINILDRLEKISQNLDAGAYRLSVLRTRNTEIDNLTYKLIIIISEKILASLTHLIESIKSLSTDAKKSIDSARNILKLEEEVDDLYRNVELKLFERKYEDLIYVMLMKDIVDRLEDSEDLIRDSANDITYIAFGRI, from the coding sequence ATGAGTATAGCTCATTTAACATTAGAGGAAAAATTACAGCAGATAAGTCTAAAATTAATTGATGAAATACGCGCGTTTTATGAGTTCTTAACTGTAAAAAGTCAGAATCCTATGCAATTATATGCCAAAATAGACGGAATAAAAAATAGTGTAGAAAATGAAAAATACTTACTAGGTGAATATATTATAAAAATTAAAGAAGGATTAGATGATAAGGATTTATATATTAACATACTAGATAGGCTAGAGAAGATATCTCAAAATCTTGACGCGGGAGCTTATAGATTAAGTGTATTGAGGACTCGAAATACTGAAATTGACAATCTTACATATAAGCTAATTATTATAATTTCAGAAAAAATATTGGCTTCATTAACACATTTAATTGAAAGTATAAAGAGCCTATCTACTGATGCAAAAAAATCTATAGATAGTGCAAGAAATATTCTAAAACTAGAAGAAGAAGTTGATGATTTGTATCGAAATGTTGAATTAAAATTATTTGAAAGAAAATATGAAGATCTAATATATGTAATGCTTATGAAAGATATAGTAGATAGGCTAGAGGATAGTGAGGACTTAATTAGAGATTCGGCTAATGATATTACGTATAT